A stretch of Pseudomonas sp. FeN3W DNA encodes these proteins:
- a CDS encoding ClpXP protease specificity-enhancing factor SspB, with the protein MSDMTDFKPYMIKASYDWIIDNNMSPRLIVATGFPEVCIPESLKGKPGDIEHRIILNIGPVATSGLQFDVKRKLISFHTRFSGVSYYVKIPTDAIEGIHAQETGDGAVFKMDYSKMFKPESEKTARPGLKLVK; encoded by the coding sequence ATGAGTGACATGACAGATTTCAAACCTTATATGATCAAGGCTTCTTATGATTGGATCATTGATAACAACATGTCACCCCGACTGATTGTAGCCACTGGCTTCCCTGAAGTTTGTATCCCTGAGTCACTCAAGGGAAAGCCTGGGGATATTGAGCATCGGATCATTTTAAATATCGGCCCAGTTGCCACATCCGGCCTTCAGTTTGATGTAAAACGAAAGCTTATATCGTTCCATACTCGCTTCTCAGGCGTATCCTACTACGTCAAAATCCCAACTGATGCCATTGAGGGGATTCATGCACAGGAGACAGGTGATGGAGCTGTCTTTAAAATGGATTATTCAAAAATGTTTAAGCCAGAAAGTGAAAAAACTGCTCGCCCAGGCCTTAAGCTCGTTAAATAA
- a CDS encoding nucleotidyl transferase AbiEii/AbiGii toxin family protein produces MTLAFSQLVTNAQRENEEDPSGFATANITKELLHYDILKAFSESDISPEVTLQGGSALRLFYSGQRYSEDLDFVIGAGDHKGFVIDEAVEILRSQIMDRYGLNLEVKEPANEFGEASVKKWEFRIDIPGFHKKQMVKVEFCNVPSHDAERKIVVPRYNFLNDSHHSIVMQVESEREILADKLMAVASRRYLKGRDLWDLKFLADKGVRPDLALVMEKVRDYHAKDMSERLKGSLERLKDAKAPQIFMDEMTKFLSSSALKKLYETDPPGIEFIKFAISQMEVLQRKVDRAISCDGPSL; encoded by the coding sequence ATGACACTTGCTTTTAGTCAGCTTGTTACAAACGCGCAAAGAGAGAATGAGGAAGATCCTTCTGGTTTCGCTACCGCGAATATCACGAAGGAACTCTTGCACTACGACATTTTGAAAGCGTTTAGTGAGAGTGACATCAGTCCAGAGGTCACCTTGCAAGGCGGGTCTGCCCTCAGATTGTTCTATAGCGGTCAGCGCTACAGTGAGGATCTTGACTTTGTAATTGGGGCTGGCGATCACAAAGGATTTGTCATTGATGAGGCGGTAGAAATCCTGAGGTCTCAGATCATGGATCGCTATGGGCTGAACTTGGAGGTCAAAGAGCCCGCCAATGAATTTGGTGAGGCCAGTGTCAAAAAATGGGAGTTCCGCATTGATATTCCCGGTTTTCATAAAAAACAGATGGTCAAGGTGGAATTCTGCAACGTGCCGTCACATGACGCTGAGCGTAAAATTGTTGTTCCTCGATACAATTTTCTGAATGACTCCCATCATTCAATCGTGATGCAGGTAGAGTCGGAGCGCGAAATTCTGGCAGATAAGTTGATGGCTGTTGCCAGTCGACGATATTTGAAGGGCAGAGATCTGTGGGATCTAAAATTCCTGGCTGACAAGGGAGTTAGGCCTGATTTGGCATTGGTTATGGAGAAGGTGCGCGACTATCATGCTAAAGACATGTCCGAGCGACTAAAGGGCTCCCTGGAGCGTCTTAAGGATGCAAAGGCTCCACAAATCTTCATGGACGAAATGACAAAGTTTCTATCATCGTCGGCGCTTAAGAAGTTGTATGAAACTGATCCACCAGGAATCGAATTCATCAAATTCGCGATTTCTCAGATGGAAGTGCTTCAGCGTAAGGTTGATCGCGCTATTAGTTGCGATGGCCCATCTCTTTAA